A section of the Micromonas commoda chromosome 14, complete sequence genome encodes:
- a CDS encoding chloride Carrier/Channel family (chloride ion channel): protein MAKILASAAATRLREVAPDAGVSTPIPSRRRTTKMDRTASTPTPARRKTGAPDVASPKGRRTLEREMRRLSRARSAPDSPDRYGARAEDDADYDAGDRSCSSGSDTPDSTTPLRREDRSSSVAGAAARAHRRPGRSLRDSPSRHLDKSPSLASVAEDDDGERRDDFDDFDDFDDFEGDSTAPSSPGRPTAARGRPPATTTTTSMTTLSGARRALRSVSTFLFGAAAAAGDRGGDASGNSTAFATPYASKRASVVRHGECPADGEASHARTGPPPPPTIRLRRTSSYYVAGGACGGDRGGSGFGSFGGFGSGAGDASTREERERARRVELARYRGRCAAAGKLAVTTLAGTLAGVVLWAMTTVTAQLTMAKFNATRALLGNDDGALPRAWAFYCACAVACVGATAFGILHPKGAPMARGSGIPELKGYLNGNRQQGLFHWRTFLGRSVGICLVITATMPFGREGPSVHIGACAASVALNLPWRTYLGWQPSPEERRQILQLGSAAGVAAAFNAPIGGLLYVMEEVASNLPPDYVWRAFMTAGVAVGVALVLYSANEGRVDYASLVISDPNGSSTGWGVADLPLVAVLAALAGALSAAYTVAADFFGKWRRRPGAWTPQWLANAMGTRWGMWLDAVMGAALNASMQVLLPAAFGCRAAPTTSNEYGPDGSLNVYTGRRKLTSSAIYIPRTFVQYTCEPGDFSEMATLMLQNEEGVVKHLFARDELYSEKLFTAPVVFAFLAYFFFIASVTFGGAFPAGVFIPNMLMGASLGRLFGFFAEQVSPSVNKGTYALIGSAAMLSGFTRMTAAVTVIIIEATASMDVLAPIILACVIARAVSMAIVSHSLDERQIIAKGVPFLEHHAHPSTAAVKIGDALKEADSRRGPIIAFRKQERLEVLLNALLLTEHNAFPVLDDVENNTGLGGLVTRAMLQRVLRIVLETDDDDDDDADADADADADAGADAKANAASKKTAAAPRRSTPTLGSGRSSWSRKSIDKWCVEGVCPARRDSRKRPVAASSSSSSSPGNGASQVIIHIDDDVEEGGERGGDDGRDVEAISSASSDAGGSLKTAPSTPPPASPTAKEGCEFMTSLARWTARNARKGLHNLHLPNPGKGAFARHGVAGSKPGGGGGNGGDDDVPTRVGAAAARSGAHQVSSHRGDENHFDELKEGTSIVDRLRRGVMNVPGTQLTRMVDLTHAVDKAPWTVDSCMKLARVHNLFARLGVRHLCVVSDNGRRLEGIITRHDLIHVHRLAEEGR, encoded by the coding sequence ATGGCCAAGatcctcgccagcgccgccgcgacgcgcctaAGGGaggtcgcgcccgacgcgggaGTCTCAACGCCgatcccgtcgcggcgccgaaccACGAAAATGGATCGAaccgcgtccacccccacacccgcgcggcgcaagACGGGAGCcccggacgtcgcgtcccccaAAGGCCGCCGCACGCTCGAGCGTGAGATGCGCaggctctcgcgcgcgcgatccgcgcCGGATTCTCCCGACCGGtacggcgcgcgggcggaggacgacgcggactacgacgccggcgacagGTCGTGCTCGAGCGGATCGGACACCCCCGACTCCACCACGCCGCTGAGGCGCGAGGACCGctcgtcctccgtcgccggcgccgccgcccgcgcgcaccgtCGTCCAGGAAGGAGTCTCCGCGACAGCCCGAGCAGGCACCTGGACAAgtccccgtcgctcgcgtccgtcgctgaagacgacgacggggagcggcgcgacgacttcgacgacttcgacgacTTTGACGACTTCGAGGGTGACTCCACAGCGCCGTCCAGCCCCGGTCggccgaccgccgcgcgcggtcgcccgcccgccaccaccaccaccacgtcgatgacgacgctCAGCGGAGCGAGGCGTGCGCTTCGAAGCGTGTCCACCTTCctcttcggcgcggcggcggcggcgggcgatcgcggcggcgacgccagcgGAAACTCAACCGCGTTCGCCACTCCGTACGCTTCGAagcgcgcctccgtcgttCGCCACGGCGAGTGCCCCGCCGACGGGgaggcgtcgcacgcgcgcaccggtcccccgcctccgcccacgATCCGTCTGAGGCGCACGTCCTCCTACTacgtcgcggggggcgcgtgCGGGGGCGATCGGGGCGGATCGGGCTTTGGGTCCTTTGGCGGTTTCGGGTCAGGGGCGGGTGACGCGAGCACgcgggaggaacgcgagcgagccaggcgcgtcgagctcgcgcggtaCCGGGGTcgatgcgcggcggcgggtaagttggcggtgacgacgctgGCGGggaccctcgcgggcgtcgtgctgtgggcgatgacgacggtgacggcgcaATTGACGATGGCAAAGTTcaacgcgacgagggcgcttTTGGgcaacgacgacggggcgctgCCCCGCGCCTGGGCGTTCTActgcgcgtgcgcggtggcgtgcgtggGCGCGACCGCGTTCGGGATACTCCATCCGAAgggcgcgccgatggcgaggGGCAGCGGGATCCCCGAGCTGAAGGGGTACCTGAACGGCAACAGGCAGCAGGGCCTGTTCCACTGGCGCACTTTCCTCGGTCGAAGCGTGGGCATCTGCCTGGTCATCACCGCCACGATGCCATTCGGGCGGGAGGGGCCGTCCGTTCACATCGGCGCGTGCGCAGCCTCCGTGGCGCTCAACCTACCGTGGCGCACCTACCTCGGATGGCAACCCTCGCCGGAGGAGCGCCGGCAGATCCTCCAGCTCGGCTCAGCCGccggagtcgccgccgcgttcaacgcTCCAATCGGCGGCCTCCTCTACGTCATGGAGGAGGTCGCCTCGAACCTTCCCCCCGATTACGTGTGGCGAGCGTTCATgaccgcgggcgtcgccgtgggcgtcgcgctggtcCTGTACTCCGCCAACGAGGGCCGTGTCGATTACGCGTCCCTGGTCATCAGCGACCCCAACGGATCCAGCACCGGctggggcgtcgccgaccttcccctcgtcgccgtcctcgccgcgctcgcgggcgccctgagcgccgcgtacaccgtcgccgcggacttcTTCGGGAagtggcgacgacgtcccggaGCGTGGACCCCTCAGTGGCTCGCGAACGCGATGGGGACGAGGTGGGGGATgtggctcgacgccgtgatgggcgccgcgctgaacgcTTCGATGCAGGTGCTGCTGCCCGCGGCGTTTGggtgccgcgccgcgccgacgacgtcgaacgaGTACGGACCGGACGGAAGCCTCAACGTCTACACGGGACGCCGCAagttgacgtcgtcggcgatttACATCCCCCGGACCTTCGTGCAGTACACCTGCGAGCCCGGAGACTTCAGCGAGATGGCCACGCTGATGCTGCAgaacgaggagggcgtcgtcaAGCACCTGTTCGCCAGGGACGAGCTGTACAGCGAGAAGCTCTtcaccgcccccgtcgtcttcgcgtTCCTGGCGTACTTCTTCTTCATCGCGTCCGTCaccttcggcggcgcgttcccggCCGGCGTGTTCATACCCAACATGCTCATGGGCGCCAGCCTCGGGAGACTGTTCGGATTCTTCGCCGAGCAGGTGAGCCCGTCGGTGAACAAGGGAACGTACGCGTTGATcggatccgcggcgatgctcaGCGGTTTCACGCGGATGACGGCCGCGGTCACCGTGATCATCATCgaggccaccgcgtccatggACGTGCTCGCGCCCATCATCCTCGCGTGCGTCATCGCCAGGGCCGTGTCCATGGCCATCGTATCGCACTCCCTGGACGAGAGGCAGATCATCGCCAAGGGCGTTCCCTTCCTGGAGCATCACGCGCATCCGTCCACGGCTGCGGTTAAGAttggcgacgcgctcaaAGAAGCGGACTCGAGGCGCGGCCCGATCATCGCGTTCCGCAAGCAGGAGCGGCTGGAGGTTTTGTTGAACGCGCTCCTGCTGACGGAGCACAACGCGTTCCCGGTGCTAGACGACGTGGAAAATAACaccggcctcggcgggctcgtcaCTCGGGCCATGCTTCAGCGGGTGCTCCGAATCGTCTTGgagaccgacgacgacgacgacgacgacgcggatgcggacgcggacgcggacgcggacgcgggcgcggatgcAAAGGCTAACGCCGCATCCAAgaaaaccgccgccgctccccgtCGGAGCACGCCGACGCTCGGGTCCGGTCGTTCATCGTGGTCGCGCAAGAGCATCGACAAGTGGTGCGTGGAGGGCGTctgccccgcgcgccgtgaCTCGCGCAAacgacccgtcgccgcgtcgtcgtcgtcgtcgtcgtcacccggCAACGGCGCGTCGCAGGTGATAATCcacatcgacgacgacgtcgaggagggcggcgagcgcggcggcgacgacgggcgggacgtcgaggcgatctcctcggcatcctccgacgcgggcggctcgctgaagacggcgccgtcgacgccgccgccggcgtcgccgaccgccAAGGAGGGATGCGAGTTCATGacctcgctcgcgcgttgGACCGCGAGAAACGCCAGGAAAGGACTCCACAACCTTCACCTCCCGAACCCGGGTaagggcgcgttcgcgcgtcaCGGGGTCGCGGGCTCaaaacccggcggcggcggcggaaacggcggcgacgacgacgtcccaacgagggtcggcgccgccgcggctcgaagCGGCGCGCACCAAGTATCATCACACAGGGGCGACGAGAATCacttcgacgagctcaaggagggCACGAGCATCGTCGACCGGCTGCGTCGAGGGGTGATGAACGTCCCGGGCACGCAGCTGACGCGCATGGTGGACCTGACGCACGCGGTGGACAAGGCGCCGTGGACCGTGGACTCGTGCATGAAGCTCGCGAGGGTCCATAACCTGTTCGCCAGGTTGGGCGTGAGGCACCTGTGCGTGGTGAGCGACAACGGGCGAAGGCTGGAGGGGATCATCACCAGGCACGATCTCATACACGTGCACAGACTCGCGGAGGAAGGGCGATGA
- a CDS encoding predicted protein: protein MTTGDRRAGLAFAFAGGAGGDEATGGDGATGGGDGMNSDNLPPEMLEKDPWEGETFEKLGDAVKNWGLFIVVFMAVGAGVVAANTYNDGAAFVDFQDYDSPDQAVAAALKK from the coding sequence ATGACGAccggcgaccggcgcgcggggctcgcgttcgcgttcgcgggcggcgcgggcggcgacgaggcgaccggcggcgacggggcgaccggcggcggcgacggcatgAACAGCGATAACCTGCCGCCGGAGATGCTGGAGAAGGACCCGTGGGAGGGTGAGACGTTTGAGAAgctgggcgacgcggtgaagaaCTGGGGTTTGTTCATCGTGGTGTTCatggccgtcggcgccggggtggtggcggcgaacACGTACAACGACGGAGCCGCGTTCGTGGACTTCCAGGACTACGATTCCCCGGAccaggccgtcgccgcggcgctcaagaagtga
- a CDS encoding predicted protein: SLARVRALIASDDVVVFSATYCPFSAAAKAALDDAGVPFTAVEWNQTEGGAGFAPALATLTGRSSIPSVWIAGECVGGCND, translated from the coding sequence tccctcgcgagggtgagggcgctcatcgcgtccgacgacgtcgtcgtcttcaGCGCCACGTACTGCCccttcagcgccgccgccaaagccgcgctcgacgacgcgggcgttcCCTTCACGGCGGTGGAGTGGAACCAGACCGAGGGCGGAGCGGgcttcgcccccgcgctcgccacgctcACCGGACGGAGCAGCATCCCGTCGGTGTGGATCGCCGGCGAGTGCGTCGGAGGGTGCAACGAC
- a CDS encoding predicted protein produces MYWYSVPGAGFLAEGKQDVVAWIGDLSVALPATATVLYLSMCYFGPKIMAKREAFEPKGFMLVYNAYQTVFNIITVAIFLAELNRLGVKAWGGRLSWSDPNSFYICLAIWLHYNNKYLELLDTVFMVLRKKNNQLSFLHIYHHCLLIWAWWMVCFVIKNNDCVDAYFGACMNAGIHVIMYSYYLMAALKIKCPWKQYITMAQMLQFAIVFAHSCYVIYDGHCPAILPWSQMFVMTNMLVLFGQFYVQTYTKKKVKAK; encoded by the coding sequence ATGTACTGGTActccgtccccggcgcgggcttcctcgccgagggcaAGCAGGACGTCGTGGCGTGGATCGGCGATCTGTCCGTGGCGctccccgccaccgccaccgtccTGTACCTCTCCATGTGCTACTTCGGCCCGAAGATCATGGCCAAGAGGGAGGCGTTCGAGCCGAAGGGGTTCATGCTGGTGTACAACGCGTACCAGACCGTGTTCAACATCATCACCGTCGCCATCTTCCTCGCTGAGCTCAACCGGCTGGGCGTGAAGGCGTGGGGCGGCCGCCTGTCGTGGTCCGATCCCAACAGCTTCTACATCTGCCTCGCCATCTGGCTCCACTACAACAACAAGTAcctggagctcctcgacaCCGTCTTCATGGTGCTGCGCAAGAAGAACAACCAGCTCAGCTTCCTCCACATCTACCACCACTGCCTCCTCATCTGGGCGTGGTGGATGGTGTGCTTCGTCATCAAGAACAACGACTGCGTGGATGCGTACTTTGGCGCCTGCATGAACGCGGGGATTCACGTCATCATGTACTCCTATTACCTCATGGCCGCGCTGAAGATCAAGTGCCCGTGGAAGCAGTACATCACGATGGCGCAGATGCTCCAGTTCGCCATCGTCTTTGCGCACAGCTGCTACGTCATCTACGACGGGCACTGCCCGGCGATTCTGCCGTGGTCGCAGATGTTCGTGATGACCAACATGCTGGTGCTGTTCGGGCAGTTCTACGTGCAGACGTACacgaagaagaaggtgaAGGCCAAGTAA
- a CDS encoding predicted protein, whose protein sequence is MSCALVRTAPSAPRARAANRAPPAGGRRASRQTPARLIATPRAVEGGASSVGPAVDGVDDTHRRERARPQLACPICLRAFVAGTTCACCARTFPTIDGKILDLCLDAGGANGTYTDPPLRKSGTTLFQSEAIANVYENGWRQSFAWAGFPGESTEWEYAMEYVKAAGHGGGGGVLLDVSCGSGLFTRRFAASGAFDHVVASDYSASMMRQTVTYCDADDATCSAVKDGALSFVRADVGRLPFATGSVDVVHAGAAMHCWPSPSAAMVEVARVLRPGGVFVASTFMDPTSMLEDVFGAGAEAAAAPLAEAFVNSGVGTGGAFNQFWREKDLRDLTGMCGLEGFERRRSRQFILFRVNKPL, encoded by the coding sequence ATGTCGTGTGCGCTCGTCCGAACcgccccgtcggcgccccgcgcgcgggccgccaaccgcgccccccccgcgggcggcagGCGCGCATCCCGCCaaacccccgcgcgtctcatcgcgacgccccgcgcggtcgagggcggcgcgtcgtccgtcggccccgccgtcgacggcgtcgacgatacccatcgccgcgagcgcgctcgcccgcaGCTCGCGTGTCCGATATgcctccgcgcgttcgtcgccgggacgacgtgcgcgtgcTGCGCCAGGACGTTCCCCACGATCGACGGCAAGATCCTCGACCTctgcctcgacgccggcggcgccaacggGACGTACACGGACCCGCCTTTGCGAAAGTCGGGGACGACGCTCTTCCAATCCGAAGCCATCGCGAACGTGTACGAAAACGGATGGAGGCAGAGCTTCGCGTGGGCGGGATTCCCGGGCGAGTCCACGGAGTGGGAGTACGCGATGGAGtacgtcaaggcggcgggtcacggcggcggcggcggtgttctCCTGGACGTTTCCTGCGGTTCCGGTTTGTTCACCcggcggttcgcggcgtccggtgCCTTCgaccacgtcgtcgcgtccgattACTCGGCCTCCATGATGAGACAAACCGTGACGTActgcgacgccgacgacgccacgtgCTCCGCGGTCAAGGACGGCGCCCTGTCGTTCGTCAGGGCGGACGTGGGGCGGCTGccgttcgcgacggggagcgtcgacgtcgtgcacgcgggcgcggcgatgcactGTTGGCCGAGcccatccgccgcgatggtcgAGGTCGCGAGGGTGCTTCGGCCGGGGGGCGTGTTCGTGGCGAGCACGTTCATGGACCCGACGTCGATGCTGGAGGACGTGTTCGGTgccggggcggaggcggcggcggcgcccctcgccgaggctttCGTGAacagcggcgtcggcaccggcggcgcgtttAACCAGTTTTGGCGGGAGAAAGATCTGCGGGATCTGACCGGGATGTGCGGGCTGGAGGGgttcgagcggcggcggtccagGCAGTTCATCCTCTTCCGCGTCAACAAGCCTCTCTGA
- a CDS encoding predicted protein produces the protein MAGSGAGPPPDLPSLLLNARIVYIGMPLLPAVTELVVAELLFLNYEQVDRPGYVYIHSPGSINEKGECVGVDSEAYAILDTMRYIRPKIHTVAVGKCFGNAAMLLAAGDKGCRHALPNAQIMTHPPKLNRTFDTSVNVQIKANEIEVCEDTYMGFMSEFSGKPIETVKEELDRRRYFTPQQAIDYGLIDRIIQKGTDVFEKRNYEAELMAAQAGQRGAMPTGR, from the coding sequence atGGCGGGTTCCGGCGCGGGTCCCCCGCCGGATCTCCCCTCGCTCCTGCTCAACGCGCGCATCGTGTACATCGGCATGCCCCTCCTCCCGGCGGtcaccgagctcgtcgtcgccgagctcctcttCCTCAACTACGAGCAGGTTGACCGCCCCGGGTACGTGTACATCCACTCGCCGGGTTCCATCAACGAGAAGGGCGAGTgcgtcggcgtggacagCGAGGCGTACGCCATCCTGGACACGATGAGGTACATCAGGCCCAAGATCCACACCGTGGCGGTGGGTAAGTGCTTCGGAAACGCCGCCatgctcctcgcggcgggcgacaaGGGGTGCAGGCACGCGCTTCCCAACGCGCAGATCATGACGCACCCGCCCAAGCTCAACCGCACGTTTGACACCAGCGTCAACGTGCAGATCAAGGCGAACGAGATCGAGGTGTGCGAGGACACGTACATGGGGTTCATGTCCGAGTTCAGCGGAAAGCCCATCGAGACGGtcaaggaggagctcgacagGCGCAGGTACTTCACGCCGCAGCAGGCCATCGACTACGGCCTCATCGATCGCATCATCCAGAAGGGGACCGACGTGTTCGAGAAGCGCAACTACGAGGCGGAGCTcatggcggcgcaggcgggtCAGCGCGGTGCGATGCCCACGGGGCGTTAA
- a CDS encoding Drug/Metabolite transporter superfamily (phosphate:phosphoenolpyruvate translocator), protein KHLIMALVYIVGWGCASSGLIFLNNHLLTEDGFHYPMTLCSMGLAASWTISSVMVNAGYVKLDKSRDISPRWYCTHILPIGAFAAISLALGNYTYLYLSVSFIQMLKAAVPCVTMIVLVATALEKPHRMTVLGVLILTFGTALAAYGEIAFQWIGVIMMFSSEFSEAFRMAVLQYLLGNLRFDLIEGLYVMAPASFAFLVLGIMLFEFQTFQEEDGFAKITGRPHKYLAAAFLGFCVNLLTLAVIKSTSSLTFKVVGQVKNTVVILVSVVVFGSEITFLQVVGYSISMVGFAVYQ, encoded by the exons AAACACTTGATCATGGCGTTGGTGTACATCGTGGGATGGGGATGCGCCAGCAGCGGGCTCATCTTCCTCAACAACCACCTGCTCACCGAGGACGGCTTCCACTACCCGATGACCTTGTGCAGCATGGG gctcgccgcgtcgtggacCATATCCAGCGTCATGGTCAACGCGGGCTACGTGAAGCTCGACAAATCTCGCGACATCTCGCCCAGGTGGTACTGCACGCACATCTTACCAATCGGAGCGTTCGCCGCGATATCGCTCGCGCTGGGTAACTACACGTACCTATACCTCAGCGTCAGCTTCATCCAGATGCTGAAGGCCGCGGTGCCGTGCGTCACGATGATCGTGCTCGTGGCGACTGCGCTGGAGAAGCCGCATCGGATGACGGTGCTCGGCGTGCTCATCTTGACCTtcggcaccgcgctcgcggcgtacggGGAGATCGCCTTCCAGTGGATCGGGGTCATCATGATGTTTTCGTCGGAGTTCTCCGAGGCGTTCCGCATGGCGGTGCTCCAGTACTTGTTGGGGAACTTACGGTTCGACCTGATAGAGGGACTGTACGTgatggcgccggcgtcgtttGCGTTTTTGGTTTTGGGGATCATGTTGTTTGAGTTTCAGACGTTCCAGGAAGAGGACGGGTTCGCGAAGATCACCGGGCGGCCGCACAAATacctcgcggccgcgttcTTAGGGTTCTGCGTCAACCTGCTCACGCTGGCGGTGATTAAATCGACCAGTTCGCTCACGTTTAAAGTCGTCGGGCAGGTGAAGAACACGGTCGTGATCTTGGTTAGCGTCGTTGTGTTTGGCAGCGAGATTACGTTCTTGCAGGTTGTGGGGTATTCGATCAGCATGGTTGGGTTCGCGGTGTATCAG
- a CDS encoding predicted protein produces the protein LTEKLVLEKTKCTSLYGVRNINLWGSSLDDVDVVQRMPNLESLSLSVNRLASLRVFARCPNLVDLHLRKNDIADLDEVRFLVGLDRLRTLWLCDNPCALEPNYRMRVIAMLPSLLVLDGDEVTLDERRAAETMP, from the coding sequence CTCACCGAGAAGCTCGTGCTGGAGAAGACGAAATGCACCAGCCTGTACGGCGTGCGCAACATCAACCTGTGGGGCTcctcgctcgacgacgtcgacgtcgtgcaGCGGATGCCCAACCTCGAGTCCCTCTCGCTCAGCGTCAACAGGCTCGCCTCCCTGCGGGTCTTCGCGCGGTGCCCAAACCTCGTGGACCTGCACCTGCGCAAGAACGAcatcgccgacctcgacgaggtccGTTTCCTCGTCGGCCTGGACCGCCTGCGAACCCTGTGGTTGTGCGATAACCCGTGCGCGCTGGAGCCAAACTACCGTATGCGCGTCATCGCCATGCTTCCCTCGctgctcgtcctcgacggagacgaggtCACCCtggacgaacgacgcgcggcggagacgatgcCG
- a CDS encoding predicted protein, translated as MHANSYAMKGRDVPCATEREACRLCYETNKSDTLRCGNEVAAYDMCAREAQRSFLEGARGAAVANP; from the coding sequence ATGCACGCGAACAGTTACGCGATGAAGGGGAGGGACGTGCCTTGCGCGACGGAGCGAGAGGCGTGCAGGCTGTGCTACGAGACGAACAAGTCCGACACGTTGCGGTGCGGGAACGAGGTGGCGGCGTACGACATgtgcgcgagggaggcgcagCGTTCGTTCTTGgagggggcgcgaggcgcggcggttgCCAACCCTTAA
- a CDS encoding predicted protein, with protein MVAFVVSAGRAHASISPRARLNRGRGAPSHRPTPRVVPSPPVPRPSTLSPLGVRSPGASLRCDAGRGAARFGKREEYWDPDEQRRVNENKSWKRTDSPQDAWDIDKERDATMYKRESLERLLQLTPSEPKPDKAVVCGKCRAPVSKRSAETQKDRAHLHRLYYADKYVAVGVYERDGTTVTVDDAIDSRASRWWPPRAARRCRCGRCGEVLGWAFEDNPEEKVGPFYALLQSRVATNEGGGGGGGGEN; from the coding sequence AtggtcgcgttcgtcgtctccgcgggccgcgcgcacgcgtcgatctcccctcgcgcgcgcctcaatcgcggccgcggcgcgccgtcccaccggccgaccccgcgcgtcgtcccgtcgccgcccgtcccccGCCCCTCGACTCTCAGTCCCCTCGGCGTCAGATCGCCAGGGGCGTCGCTGCggtgcgacgcggggcggggcgccgcgcgcttcggcAAACGGGAGGAGTACTGGGACCCCGACGAGCAGAGGCGGGTGAATGAGAACAAGTCGTGGAAACGGACGGACTCCCCGCAGGACGCGTGGGACATCGACAAGGAACGCGACGCCACCATGTACAAGCGCGaaagcctcgagcgcctgctgCAACTCACCCCATCGGAACCCAAACCCGACAAGGCGGTGGTGTGCGGCAAGTGCCGCGCGCCCGTGAGCAAGCGCAGTGCGGAGACGCAGAAGGATCGCGCGCACCTGCACAGGCTGTACTACGCGGACAAGTACGTCGCCGTGGGGGTGTACGAACGTGACGGGACCACGgtgacggtggacgacgcgatcgattcgcgcgcgtcgcgatggtggccgcctcgagccgcgcgtcggTGTCGGTGCGGCCGGtgcggcgaggtgctcggctGGGCGTTCGAGGATAACCCCGAGGAAAAAGTCGGGCCGTTCTACGCGCTGCTGCAGTCCAGGGTGGCGACGaacgagggaggaggagggggcggcggcggggagaaCTGA